A genome region from Brassica oleracea var. oleracea cultivar TO1000 chromosome C2, BOL, whole genome shotgun sequence includes the following:
- the LOC106319334 gene encoding putative caffeoyl-CoA O-methyltransferase At1g67980, translating to MADEIPSKGILKSEALKQYILETSAYPREHELLKELRKATVQKYGNLSEMEVPVDEGLFLSMLLKITNAKNTLELGVFTGYSLLTTALALPKDGRITAIDIDKEAYEVGLEFIKKAGVDHKINFIHSDGITALDQLVNDNQEFDFAFADADKSNYPNFHERLLKLVKVGGIIAFDNTLWFGFVAEDEEGVPDHMREYREALIEFNKKLALDTRVEVSQISIGDGVTLCRRLI from the exons ATGGCGGATGAAATACCTTCCAAAGGGATCCTCAAGAGCGAAGCTCTGAAGCAG TACATCTTAGAAACGTCAGCATATCCAAGAGAGCATGAGCTGCTCAAGGAACTTCGTAAAGCTACAGTGCAGAAATATGGCAATTT AAGCGAGATGGAAGTTCCGGTTGATGAGGGCCTTTTTCTCTCGATGCTTTTAAAGATTACGAACGCTAAGAACACTCTCGAGCTCGGTGTTTTCACCGGCTACTCTCTTCTCACCACAGCCCTTGCTTTGCCAAAGGATGGCCGC ATTACTGCAATAGATATTGACAAAGAAGCCTACGAAGTGGGACTAGAGTTTATCAAGAAGGCAGGTGTTGATCACAAGATCAATTTCATTCATTCCGATGGTATTACGGCCCTAGACCAATTGGTGAATGAT AATCAGGAGTTTGATTTCGCATTTGCGGATGCTGACAAGTCAAACTACCCCAACTTCCATGAGAGGCTTCTGAAATTGGTGAAGGTTGGAGGAATCATTGCGTTTGACAACACTTTGTGGTTTGGTTTTGTGGCTGAGGACGAAGAGGGAGTTCCTGATCATATGAGGGAATATAGAGAGGCTCTTATAGAGTTCAATAAGAAATTGGCTTTGGATACTCGTGTCGAAGTCTCTCAGATTTCCATTGGGGATGGTGTCACGCTCTGCAGACGCCTTATATGA